In Nitrospirota bacterium, a genomic segment contains:
- a CDS encoding histidinol-phosphate transaminase, translated as MALNVHPDIASLSPYVPGKPIEELQRELGLTRVIKLASNENPLGSSPKALTALREGSSALHRYPDGGAFRLREALANHWKVTLDHVILGNGSDEILGLLARTFLAPGDEAVMADQTFVIYKMEVTAAHGKPVVVPLKQWRHDLQAMAAAVTDRTRLLFLCNPNNPTGTMVTADEVELLLSRVPAHVVVVFDEAYFEYVRSQQFPDSMAYVRLGRNVIVLRTFSKIYGLAGLRIGYGVATAEIISFLNRVRPPFNANSLAQRAARAALGDEEHVARSRAVNEAGMRQMVNGLSSLGFTPIPSEANFVYVDVGRDGRAVFEALLREGIIIRHIDGPMVRVTIGLEEENREFLAALKRVIHSH; from the coding sequence ATGGCACTGAACGTCCATCCAGATATTGCCTCACTGAGTCCCTACGTTCCCGGGAAACCGATTGAGGAGCTGCAACGGGAACTGGGCCTCACACGCGTCATTAAACTGGCCTCTAACGAGAACCCCTTGGGCTCATCTCCGAAGGCCCTCACGGCGTTACGTGAGGGGAGCTCGGCCCTGCATCGCTACCCAGACGGCGGTGCATTCCGCCTGCGTGAAGCCCTGGCAAATCATTGGAAGGTGACACTGGATCACGTCATTCTCGGGAATGGATCGGATGAAATCTTGGGCCTGCTCGCCCGCACGTTTTTGGCCCCGGGAGACGAAGCGGTCATGGCCGATCAGACCTTCGTCATCTATAAGATGGAAGTCACGGCAGCCCACGGAAAGCCTGTCGTCGTCCCATTGAAGCAGTGGAGACACGACCTTCAGGCAATGGCGGCCGCTGTCACCGACCGAACAAGGCTCTTGTTCCTCTGTAACCCCAATAATCCAACCGGCACGATGGTGACAGCCGATGAAGTCGAACTGCTGCTCTCGCGCGTGCCTGCCCATGTGGTCGTGGTGTTCGACGAAGCCTATTTTGAATATGTCAGGAGCCAGCAGTTTCCGGACTCCATGGCGTATGTGAGACTGGGACGGAATGTGATTGTGCTGCGGACTTTTTCGAAGATCTACGGCCTCGCTGGATTGCGAATCGGGTACGGTGTCGCGACAGCGGAGATCATTAGTTTCTTGAATCGAGTGCGCCCTCCCTTCAACGCCAATAGCCTCGCGCAGCGCGCCGCGCGCGCCGCCCTCGGTGACGAGGAACATGTGGCCCGGAGCCGGGCGGTGAATGAAGCAGGGATGAGGCAGATGGTCAATGGATTGTCCTCGCTTGGGTTTACCCCAATCCCAAGCGAAGCGAATTTTGTCTATGTTGACGTCGGACGTGACGGCCGGGCGGTATTTGAGGCCCTGCTGAGGGAAGGCATCATCATTCGTCACATTGATGGGCCTATGGTTCGAGTGACCATTGGCCTCGAGGAAGAAAACAGGGAATTCTTGGCTGCACTCAAGCGGGTGATCCACTCGCATTGA
- the ruvA gene encoding Holliday junction branch migration protein RuvA: MIALLTGRLAFKAPTHLVLDVQGVGYEVFIPLSSYYGLPNLSENTSLSVHTHVREDAIQLFGFLTSQEKEAFVLLTSVSGVGPKLALSVLSALPVSDLVSAIQSENVEKLTTVPGIGNKSASRLVLELKDKVGKLHPSLLSANDSPGQGQDVTFDDALSALVNLGYRPQDAKDALKQVKKFNPASIVLKDMIRESLKELAKR, encoded by the coding sequence ATGATCGCTTTATTGACAGGCCGATTGGCCTTCAAGGCACCGACTCATCTGGTCCTCGACGTTCAGGGGGTCGGCTACGAAGTGTTTATTCCTCTCAGTTCCTACTATGGGTTACCGAATCTTAGCGAGAATACCTCGCTGAGCGTCCACACCCATGTCCGGGAAGACGCCATTCAACTCTTCGGATTTCTCACGTCGCAAGAGAAAGAGGCTTTTGTGCTGCTGACCAGCGTGTCCGGGGTCGGACCCAAATTGGCGCTCAGCGTACTGTCGGCTCTTCCAGTGTCCGATCTGGTGTCGGCGATTCAGTCAGAAAATGTCGAAAAGCTGACGACGGTTCCAGGGATCGGGAACAAGTCGGCAAGCCGACTCGTGTTGGAGCTCAAGGACAAAGTGGGAAAGCTCCATCCCAGCCTCTTGTCTGCAAATGATTCACCCGGGCAGGGACAAGACGTGACCTTCGACGACGCGTTGTCGGCGCTCGTGAATTTGGGTTATCGCCCACAAGATGCCAAAGATGCGCTCAAACAGGTGAAGAAGTTCAATCCCGCATCCATTGTGCTTAAAGATATGATTCGTGAGTCTCTGAAAGAGTTGGCAAAGAGATAA
- a CDS encoding YebC/PmpR family DNA-binding transcriptional regulator: MGGHSHWATVKRHKGAQDAKRGKIFTRIIREVAIAARSGADPDGNPRLRLAISKAKEANMPGDTLKKAIQRGTGELPGLVYEEFTLEAYGPGGTGILMEITSDNRNRTVAELRNLLTKNHGNMAEAGAVSWQFHKKGLLTVEKHSVDEDTLLSLVLDAGAEDVKVGEKSFEILTDPHYFEQVKKALGDAKINTTLADVTFVPQNTIRLEEKSAEQMLKLMEVLDEHDDVQKVHANFDISDEVMEKVAAAG, from the coding sequence ATGGGTGGACATAGCCATTGGGCAACGGTCAAACGGCACAAGGGGGCCCAAGACGCCAAGCGCGGAAAGATCTTCACACGAATTATCCGCGAGGTGGCAATTGCGGCTCGCTCGGGCGCCGATCCAGATGGTAATCCGCGGCTCCGGTTGGCTATCTCGAAGGCAAAAGAAGCCAACATGCCCGGCGATACGCTGAAAAAAGCCATTCAGCGAGGCACGGGAGAATTGCCCGGCTTGGTGTATGAAGAATTCACTCTGGAAGCTTATGGGCCCGGAGGAACCGGTATATTGATGGAAATTACCAGTGACAACCGCAATCGCACCGTTGCCGAGCTACGAAACCTCCTCACGAAAAATCACGGCAATATGGCAGAAGCGGGCGCCGTCTCCTGGCAGTTTCATAAAAAGGGGCTGCTCACGGTTGAGAAGCACAGCGTCGACGAAGATACCCTCTTGTCTCTTGTCCTTGATGCAGGAGCGGAGGACGTGAAGGTGGGAGAGAAGAGCTTTGAAATCCTCACAGATCCGCACTACTTTGAGCAGGTCAAGAAAGCCCTCGGGGATGCCAAGATCAATACTACGCTTGCGGATGTAACATTTGTTCCTCAGAACACCATCAGACTAGAGGAAAAGTCAGCCGAACAAATGCTCAAGTTGATGGAGGTCTTGGACGAACATGATGATGTACAGAAAGTTCATGCGAACTTCGATATTTCCGATGAGGTGATGGAGAAAGTAGCCGCCGCTGGATGA
- the aroF gene encoding 3-deoxy-7-phosphoheptulonate synthase: MIIVLKPEASEREVDHIIDRLRELGLKSQLSTGQERTIIGVVGDDRILHNQPLTAMPGVESVLPILAPWKLVSREFKREGTVIDVSGRKVGGSKLIIMAGPCAVERLEVTVGIAHEVKAAGASILRGGAYKPRTSPYSFQGLGREGLDYLVEARKQTGLPVVSEILDTRDIELFLEKADIIQIGARNMQNFELLKEVGAYDKPVLLKRGLSATIKEFLLSAEYIMSRGNPNVILCERGIRTFETQYRNTLDLAAVPTLKELSHLPVIVDPSHATGKWNLVAPMSKAAVAAGADGILIEVHSNPECALCDGEESIKPSQFKELMRDMGKIAVAVGREL, encoded by the coding sequence ATGATTATCGTACTAAAACCAGAGGCAAGCGAACGGGAAGTCGACCATATTATCGATCGACTGCGTGAACTGGGGCTGAAGTCGCAACTGTCGACTGGTCAGGAGCGGACGATCATCGGGGTTGTCGGCGACGATCGGATACTGCACAACCAACCCCTCACGGCCATGCCGGGTGTTGAAAGCGTGTTGCCGATTCTCGCGCCCTGGAAACTTGTCAGCCGAGAGTTTAAGCGTGAAGGCACGGTTATCGATGTCAGCGGCAGGAAGGTGGGGGGCAGCAAACTGATCATCATGGCGGGACCCTGCGCGGTAGAACGGCTCGAAGTCACGGTCGGCATCGCTCACGAAGTCAAGGCGGCCGGAGCGAGTATTTTGCGCGGCGGCGCCTACAAGCCTCGGACCTCGCCCTATTCCTTTCAGGGGTTGGGACGTGAAGGATTGGATTATCTGGTTGAGGCCAGAAAACAAACCGGGTTGCCGGTGGTCAGCGAGATTCTAGATACCCGTGATATCGAGCTGTTTCTCGAAAAAGCCGACATAATCCAGATTGGCGCCCGCAACATGCAGAATTTTGAGCTCCTCAAGGAGGTTGGGGCCTACGACAAGCCGGTGCTCTTGAAGCGGGGGCTTTCGGCGACGATCAAAGAATTTCTCCTGTCGGCAGAATACATCATGTCCCGAGGGAATCCGAACGTCATACTGTGTGAACGGGGGATCAGGACCTTCGAAACGCAATATCGCAATACACTCGATCTCGCTGCTGTTCCTACCTTGAAAGAACTCTCGCATTTGCCCGTCATCGTCGACCCCAGCCATGCCACAGGGAAATGGAATCTGGTGGCGCCGATGTCGAAAGCTGCAGTGGCCGCGGGAGCAGATGGCATCCTGATCGAAGTCCATTCGAACCCGGAATGTGCGCTGTGCGACGGTGAAGAATCCATAAAGCCGAGTCAGTTCAAGGAACTGATGCGGGACATGGGAAAGATTGCCGTCGCAGTCGGTCGTGAACTGTAA
- the pheA gene encoding prephenate dehydratase, with protein MSGDFSNYRKEIDRIDDEILRLLNERSKSVIEIGKIKKQKDSGANLHTPAREAAIIERLVRQNSGPFPSEAIRPVYREIMSASLSLEGPQKVAYLGPRATFTHMACVQKFGSSAQYIPANSIREVFSEVERGRVNFGVVPIENTTEGVVTHTLDMFIDSELLIYGEVLQEVSHHLMSKSGVMGDVKTIHSHPQAIAQCRNWLETNLPDVPWSEVASTARAAELCVENPAVAAIASELAAQLYGLKVIKSRIEDNLNNMTRFLVLSQKPPERTGKDKTSLMLSVKDKVGALYDLLRPFASHGLSLTKIESRPSRRKAWEYIFFVDVEGHIQEDRVKKAVDEIVGRCLFMKVLGSYPAHS; from the coding sequence GTGTCCGGGGACTTCTCCAACTACCGGAAAGAAATCGATCGCATCGATGATGAGATCTTGCGCCTGTTGAATGAGCGGTCCAAGAGTGTCATCGAAATCGGCAAGATCAAGAAACAGAAAGATTCGGGTGCCAATCTCCATACCCCGGCGCGGGAGGCGGCGATCATCGAGCGCCTCGTGCGACAGAACTCCGGACCATTTCCATCCGAGGCCATTCGGCCAGTCTATCGAGAAATCATGTCCGCCTCCCTCTCGCTCGAAGGCCCTCAGAAGGTTGCCTATCTGGGCCCTAGGGCTACGTTTACGCACATGGCCTGTGTGCAAAAATTCGGGTCGTCCGCTCAATATATTCCGGCCAATAGCATCAGAGAGGTATTCAGTGAAGTCGAACGAGGGCGCGTCAATTTTGGAGTAGTCCCGATCGAGAATACGACAGAAGGTGTGGTGACCCACACGCTTGATATGTTCATTGATTCCGAGCTTCTGATCTATGGCGAGGTACTCCAAGAAGTCTCCCATCACTTGATGTCGAAATCCGGCGTGATGGGAGATGTGAAAACCATCCACTCTCATCCCCAAGCCATTGCCCAATGTCGCAACTGGCTGGAAACCAACCTGCCCGATGTGCCCTGGTCGGAAGTGGCGAGCACCGCACGTGCCGCAGAGCTGTGCGTGGAAAATCCCGCTGTTGCCGCTATTGCCTCAGAGTTGGCGGCCCAGTTGTACGGCTTGAAGGTCATTAAGTCCCGCATCGAAGATAATTTGAACAACATGACCCGCTTCCTGGTCCTGTCTCAGAAACCGCCCGAGCGTACGGGAAAGGATAAGACCTCCTTGATGCTCTCAGTGAAAGATAAAGTCGGCGCCCTGTATGATCTACTCAGGCCTTTTGCCTCTCATGGCCTGAGCCTGACCAAGATCGAATCGCGCCCTTCCAGACGAAAAGCCTGGGAGTACATCTTCTTCGTTGATGTCGAAGGACACATCCAGGAAGACCGGGTCAAGAAAGCCGTCGATGAAATCGTTGGCCGCTGCCTGTTTATGAAAGTCCTCGGATCCTATCCAGCCCACAGTTGA
- the ruvB gene encoding Holliday junction branch migration DNA helicase RuvB translates to MVERVVGTQITDEERSVEAVLRPQTLEEYVGQERMKESLRICIEAAKQREEALDHTIFYGPPGLGKTTIAHIIAREMGTALRSTSGLVLAHAGDLAAILTNLQEHDVLFIDEIHRLPAAVEEALYPAMEDYQLDLVIGQGPAARTVKLDLPRFTLVGATTRAGALTSPLRDRFGLVHRLDFYSPMELQTIVTRSAGVLGIPIDSEGASEIAGRARGTPRIVNRLIKRVRDYAQIKAAGRITQTVAQDALTWLGVDTGGFDEMDRQILLTIIDKFAGGPVGVESLAAAVQEDKGTLEDVHEPYLIQAGFLERTGRGRQATKRAYDHFKKPISPLFS, encoded by the coding sequence ATGGTTGAGCGAGTCGTCGGTACGCAGATCACGGACGAAGAGAGAAGTGTCGAGGCTGTGCTGCGTCCGCAGACCCTGGAAGAGTATGTTGGCCAGGAGCGGATGAAAGAATCCCTTCGGATCTGTATCGAGGCGGCTAAGCAGCGGGAGGAAGCGCTCGATCACACAATTTTTTACGGCCCCCCTGGGTTGGGGAAGACGACCATCGCCCACATCATTGCTCGCGAGATGGGGACCGCACTCCGCTCAACCTCTGGGCTCGTGTTGGCCCATGCGGGCGACTTAGCCGCCATCCTGACGAACCTCCAAGAGCACGATGTTCTGTTCATCGACGAGATTCACCGTCTCCCTGCCGCTGTTGAGGAAGCGCTTTATCCGGCGATGGAGGACTACCAGCTTGATCTCGTGATCGGCCAGGGGCCTGCTGCCAGGACGGTGAAATTAGATCTCCCCCGATTTACGCTCGTCGGGGCCACCACGAGGGCCGGTGCCCTGACCTCTCCCCTTCGTGACCGATTTGGGCTTGTTCACCGCCTGGACTTTTATTCTCCGATGGAGTTGCAGACGATTGTGACACGCTCGGCTGGAGTCCTCGGGATCCCGATCGATTCCGAGGGAGCGAGCGAGATTGCCGGTCGCGCTCGCGGAACCCCACGCATCGTGAACCGGCTGATCAAACGGGTACGCGACTATGCCCAGATCAAGGCGGCGGGACGAATTACCCAGACTGTGGCCCAGGACGCATTGACATGGCTGGGCGTTGATACGGGGGGGTTCGATGAGATGGATCGTCAGATTCTTCTCACCATCATTGACAAGTTTGCTGGAGGACCGGTCGGGGTGGAATCCCTGGCTGCTGCGGTCCAGGAGGATAAGGGCACGCTCGAAGATGTCCATGAGCCCTATCTGATTCAGGCCGGCTTTCTCGAACGAACCGGCCGTGGCCGCCAAGCCACGAAGCGCGCCTACGACCATTTTAAGAAGCCGATCTCCCCTCTTTTCTCGTGA